The nucleotide sequence AGCTTTTACCGCTACCTACGCGATGCCATCGACCGCTGGAAAGCGGGCCACCCACCGAAAACGCTACCCAACGAATTGGTAGTCGACGGCAAGGTCGACCAGGAGCGGCTCGACACCGCACTAGCGGAGACGCTGGATGTCATCATCATCGACTATCAACCCGCGCTAACACTGTTCCAGTTGAATAACGTGATTGCGTCTACTTCGCTGGTCATACCGCAAACCATGAAGGGGTTCGACATTGCGACGTTGTCGACCTTTGTGACTGGCCTGCTTGGGATGCTTCAGCACATCCTGGCCCATGAAAGGATCGAGATCGGAACCGGTGCGAACATGCTGTTGCCAACGATCGTTCAACGGTCCAATGCGCAGGATCTTAACCACATCGGAAACCTGCTAGAACATTGCCCCACGGAGATTCTGCCCGTGTTTTATTTGCGTTCCGACGCGATCTCGAACGCTTCGGACGTCTATCAGTCCGTATACGAATACGAGCCAGACACGCCGGGAAAGCGCAAGGGGATCAACCGGTTCATCACGAATGCCGACGCCGTGAACGACGCCATAGTATCGCGACTCTGGCCAGGACTCGAACGTGGCTACGCCAATACTTGGATGGACGAATTCTATGAAGATGACGGCGAGGGTGAAGCATGAAACGCAGTATTCCAAGGTCGCTGGTCAGCAAGGCTACCAATCTCGATACAAACAAGGAACGTGCGAGCGGCTCCGAAGGCAGGACAGAATCGAGTGATGCTGTTTCGACTCCTTTCAAGGGGGCCGGCAGTGCCTGGAAATCAGGAGCGCTTGCGCAGTCGCAAGCTGCAGTAGAGCGAAGCAGAGCCGAGCTTTGTTTGGATATCCTCAACGGTCGCCATGAGATAAGCCTGTCGCCAGATCAAATCTCCGATCCAATGGGAACCGACCGCCGACAAGACTGGATGTCCCAGGAAGCCTTCAGGTCTTTGGTAAACAGCATCGCTTCGAACGGGCAGGACACGCCCATTCTAGTGTGGCCGGAGGATCCGGATTGGCAGCCGGATCCGTTGGACCCGTCGAATATCGCGGGGGTTCCATTCGTGATGCTGACAGGACGCCGCCGACTGGCTGCCGCGTCAGAGCTCGGTGTACCCCTTCGTGCAATACTTGCTCCGCCTGACGCGCGAAACGCTGAGAACAGCAAGTTTGAAATGTTGTTTCTGCGGTTTCGCGAGAATGAGGAGCGCGAGAATCTCAGCCCTTTTGAGCGATTGGTTTCGATTGGTGAAATGTATGAGACGCTGGCTTCTGGCGAAGAGAAACTGACAGCTGTGGCCTTCGCCAAGAAAATTGGTGTGCATGAGAGCCTAGTCTCGCGAGCACGGTCCGTTTTCGCTGCGCAGGATCAAATCTTGAACACGTTCAAGAACGTCTACGACATGAGCTTTCGCGATTTACAGGGTGCTTTAGCGAGCTTGGAGAGAACGAACAAAGCCAAGCCAAAACCAAAGACAAAGCCCCAAAAACTCACCGTAAAGCGCAAGGTGGGCAACCGAAATCTTTCGGTCACTTCCGTCGATGGAAACCTATCAATCAAGGTTGCAGGAGTGCCGATTGACCAAGAGCGTCTCGAAAAGCTTGGAGACTTAGTCGCAAGCTATTTGAACGTCGAAGACGCGGAGAAGGATACCGACTGAAGACAGCGTTGGTGAGATGTTCTTCGGAACGATGAGGCAAGGAGCAAAAAAGGAACGACAAGTGAATTAACGGCAAAAGAAAAGCCCCCAAGCGGTGTGGCCTGAGAGCTGATCTTAATGGTTTGGTCACCTTCAAGATAAATCTCACAGGATTCACTGTCAACGACGAACGCTTCTGAGCGAACGGCTTTCTTTTGCCTCCACACAACCGGAGGTGAGATACAGGCATGAAACATACAGGTTGGCGCAAGCCGACACCGGGTCTTGGGGTTGCTGAGCAGCTTGCCCAAGCCGGTGAACGGGTAGCAGTACCCAAGACGCGGGCATTTGTCGCGCTCAAGCGCGTTGGAGCGCATATCGGTCTGAAGGCCGGCGACATGATGCTCATCGATACACTGGGGGCCTTCACGCAGGCCCAGGACTGGGAGGAGGGGCAGCGCCCGATCGTCTGGGCCTCTAACGCCTATCTGATGGAACAGACCGGCTTCTCTCTGTCGGCACTGAAGCGTCATGCGCGGCGTCTGGCAGAGAACGGTGTGATCTCTTTCCAGGATAGCCCGAATGGCAAACGGTGGGGCCGCAGAGACGCTGAGGGGCGTATCGTCGAGGCCTACGGCTTCGATCTGTCGCCGCTTTCGGCTCGAGTCGAGGAGTTTGAAGAGCTGCAGGCCGAGTTGCAGGCCGAGCACGAGCTCTGCCAGCGCTTGAAGCGTCAGATCACGGTTGCGCGCCGGATGATCCGCGCGCGGATCGAGGCGGCGGTAAGCGGCGCGTTGCGCGGGCCCTGGACGCAATTCACGGGTCTCTTCGAGGAGCTTCTGGACCGACTTCCGCGCCGCCATCAAGCCTCTGAACAACTGGAGCGACTACTGGCGTGGTTCAAGGAACTTCAGGAACGAGTCGAGGTGGCCTATCTCAAGGCGACTGGTGCGATAAACCCTGTGGAAAACACCGACAAAAATGACGCCCAAGTTATGAAGAAGACTCAAGAAATGAACCCCAGGGAGGTCATTTCTGAACCTCATATACTAATTACAAATCAACTTATTCCTGTAATAAGTAATTCCTCTGAAAAAGAGGAAGCGGCGGATGTCGTGCCCAATGCACGACCCGAGGAGCGGGTTGATGGGGAACTGGAAGACTGGGTTGCAGAGGTGCGCAAGAAGCGAACCGCGCTTGACCTGCCAACAATCATGCAGGCCTGTCCAGAGTTCGCGTCCTGGGCGCGTAATATGGGCGGATTCCTGAAGGATTGGGGCGATCTGCATCGGGTTGCCGGGCAACTCAGGCCGATGATCGGGATTTCGGAGCATGCTTGGAACGTGGCTCAGGACCGAATGGGCACTCAGATGGCCACGGCTGCGTTTGCACTTGTGTTCGAGAAGCACAGCGCGGGCGAGGTTGCCTCACCAGGCGGATATCTGCGCGGCATGGTCGAGAAAGCCGGGGCAGGGGAGCTGCATCTTGAGCGTAGCTTTTATGGCAGGCTCAGCGGGCAAGCGGCGTAAGAGGGTAAGATTAAAAGATGTTACGCATCCGCAGATGTAGGCTGGGCTGTAGAAAAATATCTTGCCGGTCTGCTGAATCTGCTAACTATCTGCCAAGCAACGATAATTTAGCAACTTGTGCAAGATTTTGCCGATTCCCGTTGCCGATTTTGCGTCCCCAGATTCCTTTGCTGTTCCAAATCAATGGCTTCGACAAAAACGCAGGCATGGCGCGGTGTGGTGAGGATCCGCTGAAATTGGCCAGGACAGGGTCAATGCCCGAGAAAAGTAAAAGTGTCCTTCGGGTTTTGTGACTGACGGATGAGGGCCTTTGGGGTCCCTCGGATGGGTCCGGGCCGGGTTCCGGTCTGCCGTTCCTGATAGAGGGCATTCCGATGCAAACAGGTGTCCTGCGCGTGTTGCGCGCGACCGCTGCCTCGTGGTGGCGACACAAGGAACTACGCCGAACCGATCAGCTGGGGCTGGCGAAGCGGCTCGAAAACGAAACCGTCCTGTGTGATCTCAGCCATCTGAAGCAGGCGGCGTTATTGCCAAACGCACATGTGATCTGCGGAGAGGGCGGGACATTCATCCATCTCGGTTGGACCACCGTTTCGACCTTCGCGCCGATCGAGCGCTTTCCCTTGGCCACTCTTGCGGTCGCACGAGGGACCCCGTTCATCGATATCCGACCCGTCACCGATGTCATCGCCTTCGCGAACCTGCCGCGGGTGGCGCGGGACGGATCGGTCGACCCTGACTCTTCGGGTCCCGGCAAGTCCGTGTCGCTGACCACCTACATCGACATGGTCGAAGCCCTCGGTGCCAGGATCGCCAACGATCCGCGCCCCTGTCGGTCAACCTAGTCACCACTCCCTCTCACCAAAACTCGAAAAGGAGGCCAGCCATGGCCCGATCCCGCACGCCCAAATTCGATGCCTCCGAGGTCATCACAAACGAAATCATCCGTATCATTGAGCGCGGCGTCCTGCCGTGGCGCAAGCCATGGACCGCAGGTGGCAGCTCTCGTCCCCTGCGCGTGGGCGGAGAACCCTACCAGGGAGTGAACAACTTCCTGCTGACGATGCGGACCGTGATGGCGGGCCACAGCTCTCCCTTCTGGATGACGTTGCCGCAGGCCAATGCCTTGGACGCAAAGGTTCGCAAGGGCGAGAAGTCCTCTGTCGTCGTTTACTACGGTCAAAGCCGGAGGGACGCCGGCGGCGATGAGCATGACCGCAGCGACGCGGATGATCACTCCGAGGGAGCCCGTATCTTCCGCTTCCAGAAATCCTACCGCGTGTTCAATGCCTGCCAGATCGAGGGCTTGCCCGACAGCTTCTTCCCCGACCCGGAGCCCGTGCCCGAGCATCCGCCGTCAGAGCCCATCCCGCACATGCAGGCGTTTTTCGATGCCATCGACATCACAACCGTCTTCACGGGAACGGAAGCGTACTATCTGCCGCCCGTGGACAAGGTCTACATGCCGTCCATCACTCGGTTCCAGGACCCGCGCAATTTCTACGGGGTCTGGGTCCATGAGCTGGCCCATGCCACGAAAGCCCCGCATCGACTGAACCGCGATTTCGGGTTCTCGAAGTTTGGCAACACGTCCTATGCGCGCGAGGAGATCGTCGCGGAATTGACCTCGGTGTTCCTGGGTCAGACGCTCGGCTTCACGGCGCATACGCTCGAGATGAATGCCGCCTACCTCCACAACTGGTTGCGGGTCCTTCGGTCGGACAAGGGCGCGATCTTCCGGCACGCCGCGGACGCGCAGCGCGCCTGTGATTATCTGATCGCCAGATCGGAGGCAGGCAGGGCAGGGCGCAGTGCCGAGGCCGCCTGACCGCACGGAGAACGGAGACACCAATGTCACGTAAGGAACCCAAGACGCTGCGGGTGGCCTGCTTCAGCGACGGCCGCCGCAAGATCATCACCTTCAAACGCGGAGCTTATTGGTGGAGCCCGTCCGAGGGCGCTTATCCACTCTCGGCAGCGCTCGAGAGCATCAAGCACCAAGGCGGCTGGATCGAAACCATCCCCAACCCGAATTACAGACCCAAAGGGCTGTTCGGGTAGGGCGCCTTCGGCCTCGATTCATCCGCCAAGCGGAAAAGAAAAAGCGGGCTTTGAGAAGGGTGTTTCAAACCTCTCAAAGGAGATCCCCATGTCCATGAATGTTCAACCCCAGCCAGACCGTCCGGATCCGACCGTGATCGCGGTGCAGAACGACGCGTTTCGCAAACTTGCATGCCTTGGGGTGCCGCCCGCGCAACCCATCCAGGGCCGCATGCATGTCACCCGCTCGCTTATGGAGGCCGGCGATGGCTTCATGGCCGAGGCGGTCAAGGCAACCGGTGAGTTTGCCACATTCGAGCCTGAGAATGATCCCGAGGGCTGGCACGATTTCGGGGCGGTCGAGATCCGGGGAGAGACCGTGTTCTGGAAGATCGATCTCTATGAAGCAGACTCGGACTTCCGCTATGGGGCTGAGACCCCGGACAATCCCGCCACCACCGTGCGCGTGCTGACCATCATGCTGGCGCGCGACTGGTAAGGCAGGGGACTCCTCACCCTGACATCTGAGACGATGAAGGCCCGCTGACCTCTCAAAGGGAAAGTGGGCCTTTTGTCGTGGTGATCCCTGAAGCCGGGGATTGGTCACGCGCGTGAGCGCGCGGGCCACACCTCACCCTCCTGGAAGGATATCCCATGACCACAAGCTTTGCTCCCCTTACCGTCGCTATCGGCGATCTCGTCCCGCATCCCGCCAATGTGCGCAGCAACGCGCCGGAAACCTATGACCCCGAAAACATCGCCCATCTGAAAGCCAGCATCGCTGTGCTGGGTCTCCTGCAGCCGCTCCTGGTCCAGAAGCTCGACGGGAAATACGCTGTCCTCGCCGGTGGCCGGCGCCATGCCGCGCTGAAGGAGCTGATCGCAGACAAGGCCGCCAAGGGCTTCACGGCGAAGACCAAGGTGGACTGCCGCCTTGTCCCTGAGGAGTGCGACGTCACCACGGCGCTGTCGCTCGCCGAGAACATCACCCAGGCGCCGATGAACGCAATCGACGAGTTCGAGGCTTTCGCCCGGATGATGGAGGTCGACGGCCAGACGCCCGAGACCATCGCGAAGACATTCGGCACGACCGTCGCCGCCGTGAAAGGTCGGTTGCGCTATGGTCTGATCCACCCCGACATTCGCGCCGCGGCCCGGGCCAAGACGATCACGCTCGACACGATGAAGGCCTTTGCCGAGCACCCGAGCCAGGAGGTGCAGCGCGAGGTCTTTGAGGCTCTCACCAAGGAAGACAGCTACCTGCAGGCCTATACCGTCCGTCAGGCGCTCAAATCCCGCGGGGTGCAGGTTAGCGACGATATCGGGGCCTTCGTGCGCGAAGACTATGAGGCGCGTGGCGGCGCTGTCGCGGCCGATCTGCTGGAAGAGCATTCCGTGCTTGAGGATGCGGCTCTGGTCGAGACCATCCTGCTCGAGAAGCTCGGTGCCGCCGCCGCAGAGACCCGTATGAGGCTGGGCTTTGCCTGGGCCGATGCGATGGTGCGCTATGATTACGCGACCATGGCCGACTACGGCCGCGTCTATCCCGGCCCGATCGAGCCGGATGAGGCTGCCCAGAAGCGCATCGATGAGATCACCGCCGAGCTTGAGAAATTGCAGCTCGAGATGGAGGATGAGGGGCTCGAGGACGGTGCCTACAACGCGCTTTACGAGCGCGTGGACGCTCTGGAAGAGGAAGCGCGCGATCTGCAGGAGGCCTACAGCGCCGGGGACCTCGCACGGTCTGGGGTGATCGCCTCGTGGCAGGGTGGGCAGATCACGCTCCATGTTGGTCTCGTCCGCCC is from Pseudosulfitobacter sp. DSM 107133 and encodes:
- a CDS encoding ParB N-terminal domain-containing protein, coding for MKRSIPRSLVSKATNLDTNKERASGSEGRTESSDAVSTPFKGAGSAWKSGALAQSQAAVERSRAELCLDILNGRHEISLSPDQISDPMGTDRRQDWMSQEAFRSLVNSIASNGQDTPILVWPEDPDWQPDPLDPSNIAGVPFVMLTGRRRLAAASELGVPLRAILAPPDARNAENSKFEMLFLRFRENEERENLSPFERLVSIGEMYETLASGEEKLTAVAFAKKIGVHESLVSRARSVFAAQDQILNTFKNVYDMSFRDLQGALASLERTNKAKPKPKTKPQKLTVKRKVGNRNLSVTSVDGNLSIKVAGVPIDQERLEKLGDLVASYLNVEDAEKDTD
- the repC gene encoding plasmid replication protein RepC — its product is MKHTGWRKPTPGLGVAEQLAQAGERVAVPKTRAFVALKRVGAHIGLKAGDMMLIDTLGAFTQAQDWEEGQRPIVWASNAYLMEQTGFSLSALKRHARRLAENGVISFQDSPNGKRWGRRDAEGRIVEAYGFDLSPLSARVEEFEELQAELQAEHELCQRLKRQITVARRMIRARIEAAVSGALRGPWTQFTGLFEELLDRLPRRHQASEQLERLLAWFKELQERVEVAYLKATGAINPVENTDKNDAQVMKKTQEMNPREVISEPHILITNQLIPVISNSSEKEEAADVVPNARPEERVDGELEDWVAEVRKKRTALDLPTIMQACPEFASWARNMGGFLKDWGDLHRVAGQLRPMIGISEHAWNVAQDRMGTQMATAAFALVFEKHSAGEVASPGGYLRGMVEKAGAGELHLERSFYGRLSGQAA
- a CDS encoding zincin-like metallopeptidase domain-containing protein codes for the protein MARSRTPKFDASEVITNEIIRIIERGVLPWRKPWTAGGSSRPLRVGGEPYQGVNNFLLTMRTVMAGHSSPFWMTLPQANALDAKVRKGEKSSVVVYYGQSRRDAGGDEHDRSDADDHSEGARIFRFQKSYRVFNACQIEGLPDSFFPDPEPVPEHPPSEPIPHMQAFFDAIDITTVFTGTEAYYLPPVDKVYMPSITRFQDPRNFYGVWVHELAHATKAPHRLNRDFGFSKFGNTSYAREEIVAELTSVFLGQTLGFTAHTLEMNAAYLHNWLRVLRSDKGAIFRHAADAQRACDYLIARSEAGRAGRSAEAA
- a CDS encoding DUF6330 family protein, whose protein sequence is MSRKEPKTLRVACFSDGRRKIITFKRGAYWWSPSEGAYPLSAALESIKHQGGWIETIPNPNYRPKGLFG
- a CDS encoding DUF3768 domain-containing protein, which encodes MSMNVQPQPDRPDPTVIAVQNDAFRKLACLGVPPAQPIQGRMHVTRSLMEAGDGFMAEAVKATGEFATFEPENDPEGWHDFGAVEIRGETVFWKIDLYEADSDFRYGAETPDNPATTVRVLTIMLARDW
- a CDS encoding ParB/RepB/Spo0J family partition protein, whose translation is MTTSFAPLTVAIGDLVPHPANVRSNAPETYDPENIAHLKASIAVLGLLQPLLVQKLDGKYAVLAGGRRHAALKELIADKAAKGFTAKTKVDCRLVPEECDVTTALSLAENITQAPMNAIDEFEAFARMMEVDGQTPETIAKTFGTTVAAVKGRLRYGLIHPDIRAAARAKTITLDTMKAFAEHPSQEVQREVFEALTKEDSYLQAYTVRQALKSRGVQVSDDIGAFVREDYEARGGAVAADLLEEHSVLEDAALVETILLEKLGAAAAETRMRLGFAWADAMVRYDYATMADYGRVYPGPIEPDEAAQKRIDEITAELEKLQLEMEDEGLEDGAYNALYERVDALEEEARDLQEAYSAGDLARSGVIASWQGGQITLHVGLVRPEDTVKEEGARGSSAGPTGEEAPDAGEITYLASLAEDLKTERAMALGAAMALHPEATLDLTLFKLVSDVLASGMSVTQAIKVEARKEYRTHAKMDEIDGTSLEQVAAAHDALDLSWLDDTRAPADQFAAFRALETGEKAKLVAYATASTTQSCFARDRQRDSLMHDFEIEIMPDIRAHWTPNAALFNRFKKAWLLKILGEDLGLAQEAVTLASSSKKEIVAFCDKLFAEPFATLTDAQRAAVAAWCPPMMQTAGIAFDEAEPASETPEPDSEVAQAA